DNA from Corvus moneduloides isolate bCorMon1 chromosome 8, bCorMon1.pri, whole genome shotgun sequence:
GTCCACAGAAACATGCAGATCTCAGTGCTATAACAGGTTTTCCCCCAGTACTTAGCACTGAAAAGTTGTACAGGTGGCATCATTTCCAAGTTATGTTTAGTTTGTCAACCAAAGTATTTGGAATTCCCCTAATTCTCAGTTTGTTTTCCCTTATGTTCTCTAGCTCTCATTTCACTTTGTTCCCCACAGCCCTACACCTGTAACTCCCCACTCTATCCTCTCTCCATTTCATATATTCCTTTCTCCACATCATCACTAAACCACCTTCTCCTTAGTCCCAGCCCAATTCTGccttcacactttttttttatttagacaCATCCTCACTCCTTTTCTCCACAagctttttattgctttgctgGTCACTCTGACAGAAACCTCTAGCTCCCATGATTGGGCTCCCGTTGGCTTTCTTTAGCAAAGcagtcctttaaaaataataaaacaccTGAACACCAAGGTGTGACAACTTCCTAAGCTGGCATTAAGAATTCCACCTCTGCCCAACATCAGCCATGTAACCCTCACTGCAAAAAAGCCAATTAAAACTGCAAGGAATAGGGGTGGGGCACAACTACCAGAACAGAGAGGCTGGATGACCCTCTGGTGAGGGCAATATTCATATTTAACTCAGGAagacatctttattttttcctatccAAACCAGTTTCTATTACCAAAGAATCCACATCTAGCTCATGACAAACTACAAAGTATTCCACATACAACTCATTTACCACTTCTACCTGGTAACAGCTCAAGTTTGTCAGAtttctgcacacacagagctgtttcCTCTCCATCACCACCTTCTCTGGAATGATCTGGTACCATTCCCGTTGTCAGCAAGTTTGTTTTCCTACAGGTAATAAAGTGCTCCCACTGGCTACACAGGCACTGATAGAAGAGAAGTTGGAAGTAAAGCATGAACCCAACCTCCAATCCAAAATATCCACACCTCAATCACCTTCCTCAAGCCTCAGCTTTTCTGTCCCTCCTTACTACTcactacaaaataaatatttaagtagTAACACCTGATACAAGTGACCAGGAGAGCAGTCTGAGTCTGCTCTGCAAACAGTTGAGTGAGACAGTTTTTAGTGGTAATACTCAACAGAAAgcacttctttttatttcccagttCATCTCAttggaaaaagataaaaggttCAGAAATTTTTCCATCAGGAAGATCTAGAACTCAAGAAATTCTGTAATTTAAGGGTTTGGTCTCAACATTTGTTTCACAATCAGCAAAGGCTGCTACACaaagtatttgttttcaaaaaccTATAGATATTTATTGAACAAATAAGAAAGCAGTAAAAGTTTTCATAATCAGATACTACAAAATGtttaagttttttaaaaggttATCTACAGGACTGAACTAATTCAGCTACAGACAGCAGgtaaagaaaacagtttcattAACATCATAAGCAGGCAAGGAATGACAGATTTAGACAAACTacaataaagaaacaaacatttctcaattaaaaaaaacgTGAGTACAAAGATTGTTCTTCTCACTTCAGCTGTTTTAGTGGAGCCTTCTTAGGAGCAGGTGAGCATCTCTTGTAGAGAAGGAGTATCACCAGTAGTCTAAGTAGACCTGCAAAAAATAAACTCTATTTTAGGAAGAATATTTGGAGGAATCATAAGCAGGTAGAACATTCAACATCCTAGGAAAGCAGAAACTTGCAGAAAGCCAGCTTTCACTTGTAGCAAGATACAGGATATAATAGTTTAATGATGAAAAAAGTGATCTTAATATAATATGGCACCACCTTGATGCATTGTGCAGAAACACTGTGACTCAAATTAATATGCAAAAAAATCACTATGAAACTACCATCAATCTTCTGTCCTAAGTAACTTATTTTTAGAATAAACCAGAGATGACTCACACTACTGAACCACTAAAATATACCCATCATTCTTAGTGCCCTAAGGTTGGCACAAGCAACTTGTAAATGTCAGAAAAGCATATAAACCTTGttaatgttttcagaaattcaTTTAAAGATAGAAACAGGTCCAAAAAGATGCCTGTCTAAATGCATTGCAATTACGTTacaattattttccaaatacacAGATATGCTCTGTCTTTTCTCAGCTCATTACTGACTCAAACAATTTGCCCTTCTGGGATCAATTGTTTGCTAATAAATAATTGTTTACAGTCACAAAATGATATTAAGGAGTATTCTTATTAGTTTTCCTTCTACAGGCTAATAAGATTCAAAACTAGCTGATTCCCAAGAGTCTAACCTTAACCTTGCTGTGCTTAACAGCCCAGGAAATGATGAACcatctgtttcagaaaataatggaGGGCCAAGAGGAAATATTGTTTAATTGTAGATTAACCTCCTTGTACAGCAGAATGAAGCATCTACAGAATTAGCAACTCTAACTAgcaatgaacaggaaaaaaccctggaaGGAACTCTCACTATTAGAAAACCAACAGCAGCCAAGTATTCTCTTATCAACTttgaaaaacacaacaaaacaaaacaactcaaaTGTAAGTACagcctgatttttaaaaaattttgagTTATcgtatttggattttttccacttgaggaaatcaaggaaaaaaatactaaaatagttctggctttatttttctaggagtatcaaaattattttaaaacaagtatCTCCAAGTGAGAGATGTGAAAGTTATACAATAATAAATATCTCATCTTCATAGGTATAAAACAGCTGCTTCAAAGCCACAGACAAGTCACTTAAGGGAGTGGAGGGAAAGGTCTTGAGGTTTTAAACTCAAGAAATTTGATCATTTATGAATGTGTTTTCATAGCCACTTTAAATAATGGAAACAACCTGATAAGGTGTAAGACAGATTGAGtagtagaagagaaaaaacctaGCAGTGATAAAGCACtggaatttgaaaataaagccaACTGCTCCTGTGCTAGCATCATTAAGAGCAGCACAAATCTGCACTGGGATGGCAATTTTTCTGTGTAACATTCATGCCAAAGCGAGTTGAAACAGGAATTTTTACCTCCATCAATCAGTTTGCCTCGTTTTGACAGCAACAATGACAGAAAAGTGTGTTATCAAAGGGCTGCAGCAAACTCCCAACATCCAGGAACTGAGAGAGCTTTTCCTTGATTTTATACAACCTTCCTAGAACAGCACCTAAATTCACTGCTCACTCTGACAGCTGGGTGCATACTCAGGGTGACAGACTGCATCCATTCCAAGTTTTAAATATCCAAACACGGTAACATTTACTCCAATAAATTATTCTTGAATTCTTCACTCAATTCCTGAAGCAATGAGCTCGCAATAACTCTACAGCTTCATATAATAGCACCTATTGAAAGAGGGTAAGAGTTTGACATTCTTCTCCCACTGAACAACCAGGCACAATTTTATCCATCAGCCGTCTATCAACCTACGGATATTGAAAGCTTGGGCGAAGGAGATAACATCAAACCCAGCCCTACTGTCAAGCTGCACTATCTCCTGCCATCAATAATGCTATTCATGAATTTaggaaaattaataaatctTGGGGTGGATGCTCAGAGAGCCACAACTGCAGGTGAAGCAGACACTCACTTGGGCTTTGTTTCTGCATCTGTCACTTGGCGGATGTAGATGCCATCCTCGGGGTGCTCGATGTCATCCATTTCGTACATGTAGGAGGAAGCTATGGCCAGGGTGGTTCCATCATTGCTGAAGGCCAGGGAGGCAATGCTGGTGGGATACCGATGGAACTGGCACAGCCGCTTCTTGTTAAAGGGATCCCAGATATTCACAAAGCCATCGGAGCCGCCTGGAAATcagtgtttcaaaaaaaaaacccgtTTGTAAGTCgtaattgaggaaaaaaataaaattgaggagatgcagcacaggaaaaaaaagaaaactactCATAATTACTTtgtcaggaaaaacacagaGTTGATTCATTCAGTAAAGAGCACAATGAGCATTTCCCAAAATCCCTGTTAAAGCAGTTAACTGGAGAAAAGACTGCAGTACAATTTTATCTCATAGCCCTCTACATTCTAAGAAAGTAGTAAGGCAGAAAAAAACTTTCTAAGAGAGATTCTCATTGCACCATCGTTTTAAGCTGACAGTGAGATTGTGATTACATCTGCAGGTCCAAACACAAGCTTGTGTTTGGGgcaaaaaatattaagaactCTCACTacatcaaataattttaaaaccctGTTTGTGGCATGAAGTATGATTTAAATGCTTAGGAAGTCAGGACATATGAAGTAAAGGCTGATCTGTTCACATCAAAACTAAAGGAATTGATGTGTTACAAAGAATTGAGTATTTACCTGTAGCAAATGTGTTGTGGACATTATGGAAAGAAATGGCATTAACTGGATAAATCTGCTCAATATTATTCTCCTTCAAACGGTGACATTTGAATGCGTATTTCTTCTTCTGGATTTCTGGGCTTGGATCCAAATATTCCACAGCTACACGACCTTCAATAGAACTTAAAACATAACCctaacaagagagaaaaaaaaaaattggagctACATGTTTTAGAAGTTTACAACTGGAGAAAAGACTACAATACAATTTTAGTTCATTGCCTTCTAAATTCTAAGAAAGTGGTAAGGAATAAAAAAGCTTTCTAAGAGAGATTCCCATTGCATCGTAGTTTTAAGCTGACAATGAGACTTGTAATTGCCTCTGCAGGTCCAACACAAGCTTGTgcttaggggaaaaaaggttaAAAGATAAGACCTCCTTGTATTCGCTCACCTAACCCCCCAGGGCCTAAATATCTGAAATATGAGAGATACTCACAGGACTATTTAGTTTCAGAATTACATTACATTAAAATTAGTTCAGAGCTTTAAAGTAACAACTAAACACTCAAGCTGAAGTAGTATTTTTAGTGAAACTTGATTACAAGTTGTGTTATCCAGTTAATTACAGTCCTGACTTGGGAGCAACCTGAGATGCTTTTATTATCACTTCTGAGTTAAGTCCATAATAGATCTTTTCAGAAATAGGATTGCCATGATATCTAGCTGTAACAAGGCTCTTTAAAATCCATCATACAATACAATCTGGAAGATCAGCTTGTTTTACTATAACTAGAACTGAAAATGGACAAAGCATTCATGCCAGTTCAAGAACAAGTAACTAGGTCTTGCAATTCCTGTACTATCACTCTGTATACGGGAAAATTCCCTTACAAATTAGTTTGGCAGAGAAAGCCAATCTTGTTGCTatccttgaaaaagaaataccacAGACACACCACATTAACTTGCACAGAACAGCTGCAGGAGCACCTGAATTGTACAATTCTCCCGGCATAATGGATCAGGGGTTCTGCAGCGCACACCACAgactcagagggaaaaaaagaaaaatatataaatgacaTTCACATAGTTTTGAACCTGCCCCTGTTCACAGACTGTTCAAGAACCAGGGCTACAATGCATAAAAACTGCTGAGAAACCACCAATTCTGGCTTTCTCTCTTCTACTGCGactggggaggggaaggatgCTTTTTAATTACATGTCAGCATTGTGACTCATTAAACAGGTTATTTCTAAAAAGGAGACAAATCTGGAGGAACAAAATGACAACATAATATGATGGTAAGTCACTGGCAAACATTGCTACACTGCACTAAAAAGAATTAACATGCCACAGGAAGCCTCCCCCCTTCAAAACAAACccctactgaaaaataaagttgaaaATAAACCACCATTTTCCTGAAGAATATTCAGCAGAAATGTGATTGCTGCCATGGCTCCCATACCTGTTTGTTGGGGAACGCTCTGATGCAGCGGGTCTGGTATTTCAGGCTCGATTCTCTTCGCTGCTGAACATATCCCATGTTCCTCAAATCCCACACCAGCACTCTCCGACCTGCTGTCCCCACAATCAGTCTGTCCCCAGACACAGAGAGGGTGTAGACCttccaaaaaaatatttacagtatttaaGACTGGTTAGCCTGAAAACCCCCTGCTCTTTGTACAGAATAAGCTGTCAGCAATGAGCACTAACACAACTGGTGACACCCCGCCATGGAATCCACAGCAACAGAATTCCCTTCAGCTTTAATTTAGAACCCAAATTTGGGATGAGCAGCAGGAGTGTGCAGCTGGTTAGTGAGAACACCCTGATGTAGCATTCAAAAGTTCAAGAATTATTCCAAGCATTAAATTTACCAAATttaatggcaaaagaaaaacctaCACAAAGGAACAGGAGGGGAAGTGATGGATACTGGAATTAATCTTTGCTTGGTATGCACAGTTTGCATTCCCACTGCTAGTTCATGATCCTGCAGTTTAGTCCTACAAAACCACATCACACatattcttctgtttttcttcaccTGGTaaccaagtatttttcttcataaactgAATACTTTGAGTTGAGCTTCatgttaataaaacaaaataaattgccaagaaatcattaaaaaaaaacacattactTTGTATACCTTAATAAAACTAAGTGAAATTGAAGAAAGCAATATGCTTGACATATTATAAAAAAGATAATGGCTTGGAACTTCAACTCTACTCCAAAACTTGGCTCAGAGGTTCTAATTTTGACTTATCAAATTTCGCAGGAAAATATTTAGTGCATGACTTGTTGTTTCCAACTATTGCTTGGGATGCAGTTCATATGGTAATATgctaataagaaaaaaaaaaggaaaaaggcttaGTCATAAAAAACTGCTATGGAATGAATCCCAAGTTGTTGATACATAAGCAGATGGAATCCAGCTACCTACAGCTGTCACTGAGCTGCTAACAAGAGCAAACTATGAGAATGAGCTTTTTCCAAGTGACCTAATGCAGCCAAATACATAGGAAACAGATCTTGGGTATTCCTCAGATTGTGAATTTAAAGTGTAAGAGATCTGGTATCCTGTCAGAAGGAATCAATTTAATTTTGGCAAGTGCTTGTACGATTTCACTCATTTGGTTTCACTTTCTGCCTCTCTGACGAAGCCCAACAAAGCTGCCTGGTTCTGGTAAGACTGCACTGAAATATCACACACAGCAACTTTTCATTTGctgcaaatacattttcaaaaagtTAACTTCTTATAGAAAAACTAAGCAGACAGGTGTGTATGCATATATAGAGATAAAAAAACCTCCTTTAACCAATCCTCATCCATGGAGCATGCATTCTTCTCTAAATGTGATTATTGAACTTTCCTCTAAAGATTGAGATCTTAAGATGGGGAAAGTCTTAAATGTTCACACAGGAGTTGCCCAAAAGTTCTGATGATCCCAATTACGCCTAAAAAGTGTAAGAAAACTTTGAGTCAATATAGTAGTTACACATTTTAACTACAGTTCTTCGTTATTGATGTAAATTTCGTTATTGATGTAAAAATTGGtccagaaatattaataaacactatataaaatgtgtttgtatACATACAGGGAAACAAAGGCATAAAGAACATTAAATATCCTAAATCTTCTTTACAAACTGATGTCACACCTGTACAGTGAGTGTTCTTTCTCCACCACACAGCCATAAATCAAATGAAACCGTTGTCATGCAGTGGAGTAGGTGTACACATTCATCAAaggcagcattaaaaaaatgacataATGAACCTTGCTGAACCAATAAGCAGCTTGATTCACTGTGGCTGTCCATTATATGATATTCTGTCAGCAATTTATCACAGTTCTTTACATGCTACATACATCTATAAATCAAAACTAGAAATAATGCAATTACTTTATTCTGCACAAAGGTCTCGCCAGAAGTAgatccagctctgctggaacaAAAGTAAGAGCTATTTAGGGCCAAAGGGAAGGTAATGATGGCTCATAATTAGGACTTGACAATAGGATGTCACAGTgctaaatgaaattttaaaaaggtacAGGCAGGAAAATATTCATATGTAAAATTATCCAGCAAGCCAGCCTGTGTTTAGgagtctctgaaaaaaaaatggaattcctGTTAATTTTTTCAATGACACCACTGTAAGCAGCACGAGAAGTTAACACATCATTTGGCCACTAGAAAAAGCTGAAGACATCCCATTTTATCTTCCTTCTCTGAGTCTCCCATTAGCACAGATTTCAGTATTAGTAAAATATCCAAATTTACTAGACATTAATAAAAGACAGGTAAATCACAATACAAGCAATTCTGTTCAATTTTTTGaacagaagtaaaaaaccaACTTATTATTTCAGGCAACATAAATGACCTCCTATAGAGATACATCTCTGTGCACATTTCAAAACAATCAGATCTTAGGACTGCCAAGGTCTGATACATCTAAAACCTTAACATTTATGGACATTTAACTGTGCATATTACAATTAAGCCAAGATGTTTGGTTTTCctacaaatttattttcaattctaAGAATTTGGTCCAGCACAAGCACCAAGAATTAAGGTACATTGAGAAAAGCTCAAAGCCTTCACCTAGAAACAGCAATATATTCTCAATACCAATCTTTTAAAATGCTACACTTTCACCCAGTTTAAAAACCATTAAACATAACTTCACAAATTCACTCAAGGCAATGCCCTATGTGATTTTTCAGTCCCAGGGTGCATTATTTACCACCTGGAATGCAGCATGCAGCACATACCTTTTCAGGCTGGGAGAAGGTTCCTGCATTACAGGGAGTTCTGGGATCCCAGAGTTTCACTGTCTGATCCCAGCTGCCAGTCACCATGACATTCACTTCTGGGCAATACTCCACACACCTGATAGGAGCATCATGGGCACCAACAAGGTTTTCTGTAAAAAACCACAATATACTGCAACTTTACTGACCCTACAAACAGTCAGAATGcaggaaataaagaataaaaaaagaacactaCTGCAGTACAGGCATTTTCTGACATCTTAAAGGTGCATTTCTATGCCAGAAGTCCTTGTAATTGACAGTTCAGCATTCAGAAGCATCAATTTTGCAAAGATCAGGATTGTTAAATTTAAACTTATGTCCCTTGAGCTTAGCATTTAAGAATTTTAGGCAATCACTGAGAGATCTTTACAGGTATAAAGTATGTTCAGCATCAACTGGTATCACACTGACAAACACACTTAAGACAGAAAGCAACTTAAGCTTGTGTATATTAATAATATGATAAGAGAAAGCAATTAGTATTACctcttaataaaaatattaaacacttGTAGAAAGTCAGCTATGGCAGAATTATTTGAGGTTTTTGGTACCATTACTGCACATACCCATTTGCCAAGCCCTGGCTATTGGCTGGTGCTGGTGACTGgctgaaatttgcttttctctttagcactctagaaacaaacaaaaaagtgaaCCAAACCAGTTCCATATTTTGCACCAAAGAGGCACTGGAACTGCTACTTTCAAGCAGtgttttcttagaaaaaaatctgtagtaCAAGGCCATGTTtgacaaaagcaaaagctttctATATCGTCTGCCATGAAAGATCATTCTAAATACATCCAAAACACaaacctctgaaaaaaaacatgctCAGTTTTAGTACAACTTGGCTAATTCCCCCTAACTGAGCCACTGCAGCCTATGGCAGAGCAGGATTATCATCAGAAAATCAATTCAAGGCATCCTACAAGCAGCTACCAAACTGTCTGGCAAGGTGCCAAAttcttccaggtttttttttttaggcgGTCCTTATTAAGGCCACTGGTTATTTTGCCAGATACTTAAATATCCTCCATCTAAGGAACCTGAAGCATATTCTGCCCAAGTACATAAATCTGAAGCTTAGGCCAGTTGCTGACAGCATTTAGAATTCAATCTGCTCACCTTGGTCCGTGTTTAAGTCGTGCATTTTCAGCTGCTGATCCAGCCCTCCACTCCAGGCATGGGTAGGATCCTATAAAGCATAAAATTTACCTTATTATGTTTCCATGGCTGCTCTGAATTCGATTTCTTAAAGTCATAACAAAGGACTTGCTTCCAAGAGTTTTGGGAAGATGGGAATTAAGACACAAATGTTAAGGTCTGACCCAGATTTAAACAGATGGAAGCTTTGCAAAATGTTTAAGTGCTTTGAGCGATATGAATTTCTTTAGTTTAAAAGTAAAActaaagtaaattttaaaaaggcaattAGAGGCTATACCAaatcatttccttttcttcatattttaaatgacTGACAACCTAAGTTCCATCTAAGTGCAGTGTAATCCTAAAACTCATTTACAAGGGAGACATCATTTGAGAGCCTGAGTGTTGATCCACAGCACAGCATCACCCACGTGAcaaaatattcagtgaaaaaaagcaTAGGTAGGCCCCCCTCTTTAATTTCAGGGACTGACAATTTCTCATACCTTGGGCACTCTACActtgtaaaataataattaaaaaaacccccacacacTTACATAAAAAGCACAGTCCAGGACGGCTCCTGAATGCTGATATTTGAGTCTCATGGTGTTGGCAGGAACATCATAGAGCCGAACAGTCGTGTCCCAGGATGAAACAAGCAGAAACTGAGATGTGTTTGGACTAAACTTTACTGATGAAATCCCATCATCTGGAGTTTGGTTGAGTTTGAACTCGTTTGATCCTGTCATCTGCAGACAATAAGGCACAGATGCAATTTTAGTGACTACAAGAACACAGGCCTAGAAAGGGAACAAGACGGAGCCCTCTGAAAGGCAGCCCAAAGCAGACCTGAAAACTTTACTGACTTTTACACAGAACAGGTTCAGAACACCCAAATTTCTCACAAACTCTAAAATTCAAGATGCCAATCCCTGTCCAAAACCTCAACAAATGCCCTTCTCTACAGAGAGCTTTTAAGTAACAAATGCAACATGAACAAACAGCACAAAATATTATGATCATTATTATAATCTCTAAGCTTAGATATTGTTATTTACAAATGTATTTCCCTCACTCTGCTGAGTGTGTGGCTGTGTTTTTTGAACTAAATATTTATGAGTTATGTGAACATCAAGAACTTGCTCtaaaaaaca
Protein-coding regions in this window:
- the BUB3 gene encoding mitotic checkpoint protein BUB3, with protein sequence MKTMTGSNEFKLNQTPDDGISSVKFSPNTSQFLLVSSWDTTVRLYDVPANTMRLKYQHSGAVLDCAFYDPTHAWSGGLDQQLKMHDLNTDQENLVGAHDAPIRCVEYCPEVNVMVTGSWDQTVKLWDPRTPCNAGTFSQPEKVYTLSVSGDRLIVGTAGRRVLVWDLRNMGYVQQRRESSLKYQTRCIRAFPNKQGYVLSSIEGRVAVEYLDPSPEIQKKKYAFKCHRLKENNIEQIYPVNAISFHNVHNTFATGGSDGFVNIWDPFNKKRLCQFHRYPTSIASLAFSNDGTTLAIASSYMYEMDDIEHPEDGIYIRQVTDAETKPKST